In Chryseobacterium turcicum, a single window of DNA contains:
- a CDS encoding OmpP1/FadL family transporter translates to MLKKSLVLMGVTAAFYLQAQDISVIRNSIDVYSNTPMVGSSKFNAMVGSNGALGGDATALLTNPAGLGVAIAGDVSATLSITDNKNTSSLAGSSINYNITKGNIGNASGVAAFQLMTETPWKFINLGASISTQSIENYVETGGNTNISIPKNLVDGSGNAVVGNLAYLGQAYNRYGTQTKFNLGVGANYNNSLYLGASINMHYVDLDQYDSASFGLDLDKTIYTFDKQYTPFSEKSNGFSATVGVIGKITNQLRLGASIETPTWWNMDRIYTDYYTGTDGLIYLDHFTEDRSFRSPMKATFSGAFVPTKNFAINVDYTLGVTKPKYKVQGDAERELNSFFNDSYKNTSEIKVGAEYRIKALRLRGGYSYASSPFDAMTISAYSNNGQAGDVNYSNLILGARNTIGAGIGYDFGKFYIDAAYQNISSKYKNPFLSGNESFGTGYYSGDFDVASPSSVVSDVKNIRNNFFLTVGWKF, encoded by the coding sequence ATGTTAAAAAAATCTCTAGTATTAATGGGTGTGACTGCAGCATTCTATTTGCAGGCTCAGGATATATCAGTTATAAGAAATTCGATTGATGTTTATTCAAACACACCAATGGTTGGGTCATCAAAGTTTAATGCAATGGTGGGATCTAACGGAGCTTTAGGCGGTGATGCTACTGCATTGCTTACCAACCCGGCAGGTCTGGGTGTTGCAATTGCGGGTGATGTTTCGGCAACTTTATCGATTACCGATAATAAAAATACAAGTTCTTTAGCAGGATCTTCGATTAATTATAATATTACTAAAGGAAATATTGGAAATGCAAGCGGTGTTGCAGCTTTTCAGTTGATGACAGAGACTCCGTGGAAATTTATCAATTTGGGTGCAAGTATTTCTACTCAATCGATTGAAAACTATGTGGAAACTGGAGGAAATACTAATATTTCAATTCCAAAAAATCTTGTTGATGGCTCAGGAAATGCTGTAGTAGGTAATCTTGCTTATTTAGGGCAAGCTTACAATAGATATGGTACACAAACCAAATTTAATTTGGGAGTAGGTGCCAATTACAACAACTCTTTATATCTTGGGGCAAGTATTAATATGCATTATGTAGATTTAGACCAGTACGACAGTGCCAGTTTTGGGTTAGATTTAGATAAAACAATCTATACGTTTGATAAGCAATACACTCCGTTTTCTGAAAAGTCAAATGGTTTTTCAGCAACAGTAGGGGTTATTGGTAAAATCACCAATCAATTGAGATTGGGAGCTTCCATAGAAACTCCTACTTGGTGGAATATGGATAGAATCTATACAGATTATTATACAGGAACTGATGGATTAATCTATCTTGATCATTTTACTGAAGACAGGTCGTTCAGGTCGCCTATGAAAGCTACTTTTAGTGGTGCATTTGTTCCTACAAAGAATTTTGCAATCAACGTAGACTATACTTTAGGAGTAACAAAGCCTAAATATAAAGTTCAGGGAGATGCAGAAAGAGAACTAAACTCATTCTTTAATGATTCATATAAAAACACATCAGAAATAAAAGTTGGAGCAGAATACAGAATCAAAGCTTTAAGATTGAGAGGAGGTTATTCTTACGCTTCAAGCCCGTTTGATGCAATGACGATTAGTGCTTATTCTAATAACGGTCAAGCTGGAGATGTTAATTACAGTAACTTGATTTTGGGAGCGAGAAACACGATTGGTGCAGGTATAGGATACGATTTCGGTAAATTCTATATTGATGCAGCGTATCAAAATATCAGTTCAAAATATAAAAATCCTTTCTTAAGCGGAAATGAAAGCTTCGGAACAGGATATTATTCAGGAGATTTTGATGTAGCATCACCAAGCTCTGTAGTTTCAGACGTTAAAAATATTAGAAATAATTTCTTTTTAACAGTAGGTTGGAAATTCTAA
- a CDS encoding aminotransferase class I/II-fold pyridoxal phosphate-dependent enzyme, which yields MDQFNAANEIQDLQYFGEFGGVNPSISDSSTYTFLSAKTMFDTFEGNAEGCYLYSRHSSPMNLYLSEALAKMENTEAANVTASGMGAITSVLMQVCKSGDHIISSRTIYGGTYAFMKNFLPPFQIETSFVDINNFESIENAINENTKIIYCESVSNPLLEVADLRRLSEICKKHNLKLIVDNTFSPLTISPTLLGADIVIHSLTKFINGSSDTVGGVYCASQEFINDTKNVNNGACMLLGPTMDSFRSASILKNLRTLHIRMKQHSHNALYLAQKFEEDGLKVSYPGLKSHKNHDLMKSMMHKEFGFGGLLTLDAGTTDKANELMEMMQQENLGYLAVSLGFYKTLFSCSGSSTSSEIPEEEREAMGISDGLIRFSIGLDHDIERTYEKMKECMLKTGVLNHEITSSIF from the coding sequence ATGGACCAATTCAATGCAGCCAATGAGATACAGGATCTTCAGTATTTTGGAGAGTTCGGAGGCGTAAATCCTTCAATTTCTGATAGCTCAACGTATACTTTTCTTTCAGCAAAAACAATGTTTGATACTTTTGAAGGTAATGCAGAGGGTTGTTATCTATACTCAAGACATTCATCACCGATGAACCTTTACCTTTCTGAGGCTTTGGCAAAAATGGAAAACACAGAAGCTGCCAATGTAACTGCTTCAGGAATGGGTGCCATTACTTCTGTTTTGATGCAGGTTTGCAAATCGGGTGACCATATTATTTCAAGCAGAACAATCTACGGCGGAACGTATGCTTTTATGAAAAATTTTCTGCCGCCTTTTCAAATTGAAACTTCATTTGTAGATATCAATAATTTTGAATCTATCGAAAATGCTATTAACGAAAACACAAAGATTATATATTGCGAAAGTGTAAGCAATCCGCTTTTAGAAGTCGCTGATTTGAGAAGGCTTTCTGAAATCTGTAAAAAGCACAATCTAAAACTTATTGTAGATAACACTTTTTCTCCACTTACCATCTCTCCTACTCTTTTGGGTGCAGATATTGTCATCCACAGTTTAACCAAATTCATCAACGGAAGCAGCGATACTGTGGGTGGAGTGTATTGCGCAAGTCAGGAATTTATTAATGATACCAAAAATGTAAACAACGGAGCGTGTATGCTTTTGGGTCCTACAATGGATAGTTTCAGGTCTGCAAGTATTCTTAAAAACTTAAGAACGCTACACATCAGAATGAAACAACATAGTCACAATGCTTTATATCTTGCTCAAAAATTTGAGGAAGATGGGTTGAAAGTTTCGTATCCAGGTTTGAAATCTCACAAAAATCATGATTTAATGAAAAGCATGATGCATAAAGAATTCGGATTTGGGGGATTACTAACTTTAGATGCTGGAACAACCGACAAAGCCAACGAACTGATGGAAATGATGCAACAGGAAAACTTAGGCTATTTAGCGGTAAGTTTAGGCTTTTACAAAACACTATTCTCATGCTCAGGAAGTTCAACTTCATCAGAAATCCCTGAAGAGGAACGTGAAGCAATGGGAATTTCTGACGGATTAATAAGATTCTCAATCGGTCTCGACCACGATATCGAACGAACATACGAAAAGATGAAAGAATGCATGCTCAAAACAGGCGTTCTAAACCATGAAATCACTTCATCCATATTTTAA
- a CDS encoding prolyl-tRNA synthetase, protein MKRNIHKNLLAMLKSKGILAVASGLLLMSCGAQMGGYSETDGVYYDPNKDTLPEGVIINGNEGNRVGDYYDYYQDDTNLIQNAEMNAAQQNNRYSNWNNSNWGSNATDSDWGNFAGSELNYYDNSWGMMGWGSPWGWGGGFGSYWGSGWGMSMSFGWGNSWGWGGYNPYWGMGWNNYWGYNPYWGYNPYWGWSSYSRVPYARSGANGRFGTYGTGAFRTNNSILKGSYNNGSGFRNNTSGMRPGSSYRPSNNGGYRDNNSNNNGGFRNQGGYRNPNSGMRPNMNNGVRPTRPNYNNNQQQQSQPRYRNESTRPSDNGGFRSGGFNSGSSSGGFRGGSSGGGGGMRSGGGGGFRSGGR, encoded by the coding sequence ATGAAAAGAAATATACATAAAAATTTACTTGCAATGCTAAAATCAAAAGGGATTTTGGCTGTTGCAAGTGGATTGTTGTTAATGTCTTGTGGAGCACAGATGGGTGGATATAGCGAGACCGATGGGGTGTATTATGACCCAAATAAAGATACATTGCCGGAGGGTGTCATCATCAATGGTAATGAAGGAAACAGAGTAGGAGACTATTATGATTATTATCAAGATGATACTAATCTAATTCAAAACGCTGAAATGAATGCCGCTCAACAAAATAATCGTTACAGCAACTGGAATAATTCTAATTGGGGCAGCAATGCTACCGATTCTGATTGGGGTAATTTTGCAGGTAGCGAACTCAACTACTACGATAACTCGTGGGGGATGATGGGTTGGGGCTCACCTTGGGGCTGGGGCGGAGGCTTCGGTTCTTATTGGGGTTCTGGCTGGGGCATGAGCATGTCTTTCGGTTGGGGTAACTCTTGGGGCTGGGGCGGCTACAATCCTTATTGGGGAATGGGCTGGAATAATTACTGGGGGTACAACCCTTACTGGGGATACAATCCTTATTGGGGCTGGAGCAGTTACAGCAGAGTTCCTTATGCAAGAAGTGGAGCAAACGGAAGATTTGGAACTTACGGAACAGGAGCTTTTAGAACGAATAATTCTATTTTAAAAGGTTCTTATAATAACGGTTCTGGCTTCAGAAACAATACCTCAGGAATGAGACCTGGTTCTTCTTACAGACCTTCGAATAATGGAGGATATAGAGATAATAATAGCAATAACAACGGAGGTTTTCGTAATCAGGGAGGTTACCGTAATCCTAATAGTGGGATGAGACCTAATATGAATAACGGTGTAAGACCTACAAGACCAAATTACAACAACAATCAGCAACAACAATCTCAGCCAAGATATAGAAATGAAAGTACGAGACCGAGTGATAACGGAGGTTTCAGATCAGGAGGTTTTAATTCTGGTAGCAGCAGTGGCGGCTTCAGAGGTGGTTCTTCCGGAGGCGGAGGTGGTATGAGATCCGGCGGAGGCGGCGGTTTCAGATCAGGTGGTAGATAA
- a CDS encoding glycosyltransferase, translating into MKPTISIVVAIFNRKDELFELLNSLNSQTDKDFEVIIVDDGSLIDLKPTIHNFEEILNIKYFKKTNSGPGLSRNYGAKRASNDWLVFVDSDVIVEKDYIQNIKNDILTIPCDAFGGADKAHKGFNLMQKAISYSMTSVFTTGGIRGSKKAVSKFQPRSFNMGVKKEVFEKVGGFSEMRIGEDPDLSMTLWENGFTTAFFDSIAVYHKRRVDFGKFSKQVYQFGCARPILNQRHPNYVKISFAFPTLFMLGYVLGFIEYFILQKGFVLSLFGLYTFMVLIHATIVTKNIAIGAMAVISTYIQMFSYGYGFLKSWILLNVLKMKPEDAFPKHFHKI; encoded by the coding sequence TTGAAACCTACTATCTCCATCGTTGTTGCTATTTTTAACCGAAAAGACGAACTTTTCGAACTGTTGAATTCTCTCAATTCTCAGACTGATAAAGACTTTGAAGTGATTATTGTTGATGATGGTTCTTTGATTGATTTAAAACCTACCATCCATAATTTTGAAGAAATATTAAATATTAAATATTTCAAAAAAACTAATTCAGGACCTGGATTATCGAGAAATTACGGAGCAAAAAGAGCATCAAATGATTGGTTGGTATTTGTAGACAGCGACGTGATTGTCGAGAAAGATTATATTCAAAATATTAAAAACGATATTCTTACCATTCCTTGTGATGCTTTTGGTGGAGCAGATAAAGCGCATAAAGGTTTTAATCTGATGCAAAAAGCAATTTCGTATTCTATGACTTCTGTTTTTACAACTGGCGGAATTAGAGGAAGTAAAAAAGCGGTTTCAAAATTTCAGCCCAGAAGTTTTAATATGGGTGTGAAAAAAGAGGTTTTTGAAAAAGTGGGTGGTTTTTCGGAGATGAGAATTGGTGAAGACCCAGATTTGTCGATGACACTTTGGGAAAACGGCTTTACCACAGCCTTTTTTGATAGTATTGCAGTGTATCACAAGCGCAGAGTAGATTTTGGGAAATTTTCAAAACAGGTCTACCAGTTTGGTTGCGCAAGACCTATTCTTAACCAAAGACATCCTAATTATGTGAAAATTTCTTTTGCTTTTCCTACATTGTTTATGTTGGGTTATGTTTTAGGATTTATTGAATATTTTATTTTGCAAAAAGGTTTTGTGTTATCGCTTTTCGGATTATACACTTTCATGGTTTTGATTCATGCGACAATAGTTACTAAAAATATTGCAATTGGCGCAATGGCGGTGATTTCAACCTACATTCAAATGTTTTCTTACGGGTATGGTTTCTTAAAATCCTGGATTTTATTAAATGTTTTAAAAATGAAACCTGAAGATGCTTTTCCTAAACATTTTCATAAGATTTAA
- a CDS encoding THUMP domain-containing class I SAM-dependent RNA methyltransferase gives MDTENLKIQIKTFFGLEPILAEEVRKLGGRNVELKNRAVNCEGDLGFLYKINYSARTALKILVPIDEFKAYNETKFYEKLFKFEWDDFMSVDQTFAIDSTVNSERFSHSQFMTFKMKDAIVDFFQNRYGKRPSIETRSPDIKFHLHIDRELVTISLDSSGDALFKRGYRREQGEAPINEVLASGMLQLAGWDGKGNFLDPMCGSGTLLIEAAMIAMDLPAQIFRKRFGFQNWKNYDETLFNKIKEFRIERVREFHGKIVGYDIDGRMLDAADANIASAEMEDIIEVRRQDFFESKKELFPLLMVFNPPYDERISINDDDFYKKIGDTFKTNYPNTLAWLISSDLDAPKKIGLRPSRKIKLFNGKLETRFLQYEMYEGTKKLHKLENKED, from the coding sequence ATGGATACAGAAAATCTAAAAATTCAGATAAAAACATTCTTCGGTTTAGAACCTATTCTTGCTGAGGAAGTTAGAAAACTAGGGGGTAGAAATGTAGAACTTAAAAATCGTGCAGTAAACTGCGAAGGAGATTTAGGTTTTTTATATAAAATTAATTATTCTGCAAGAACGGCATTGAAAATTTTGGTTCCGATTGATGAGTTTAAAGCTTACAACGAAACAAAATTCTACGAAAAGCTCTTTAAATTTGAGTGGGATGATTTTATGAGTGTCGATCAGACTTTTGCTATCGATTCTACGGTAAATTCTGAAAGATTCAGTCATTCACAGTTTATGACTTTCAAAATGAAAGATGCTATTGTAGATTTCTTTCAAAACAGATATGGCAAAAGACCGAGTATAGAGACTAGATCTCCGGATATTAAGTTTCACCTTCATATCGATAGAGAATTGGTGACTATTTCATTAGATTCTTCTGGTGATGCTTTGTTTAAAAGAGGGTATAGAAGAGAGCAGGGTGAAGCGCCTATTAATGAAGTTTTAGCAAGCGGAATGCTTCAGCTGGCAGGTTGGGACGGAAAGGGAAACTTCCTAGATCCGATGTGTGGTTCTGGAACACTTTTAATTGAAGCGGCGATGATTGCAATGGATCTTCCTGCACAAATTTTCAGAAAAAGATTTGGTTTCCAAAACTGGAAAAACTATGATGAAACTTTATTTAATAAAATAAAAGAATTCAGAATAGAAAGAGTGAGAGAATTTCATGGGAAAATTGTAGGTTACGACATCGACGGAAGAATGCTGGATGCAGCTGATGCCAACATCGCATCTGCAGAAATGGAAGATATCATCGAAGTGAGAAGACAAGATTTCTTCGAATCTAAAAAAGAATTATTTCCTTTGTTGATGGTGTTTAATCCACCGTATGATGAAAGGATTTCTATAAATGATGACGATTTTTACAAGAAAATAGGAGATACTTTCAAAACAAATTATCCTAATACTTTGGCTTGGTTAATTTCTTCAGACCTAGACGCACCAAAGAAAATCGGACTTCGACCTTCAAGAAAAATAAAACTTTTCAACGGAAAATTAGAAACAAGATTTTTGCAGTATGAAATGTATGAAGGAACGAAAAAATTGCATAAATTAGAGAATAAAGAAGACTAA
- a CDS encoding class I SAM-dependent methyltransferase has translation MEWFESWFDTPYYHLLYSNRDYTEAENFITKLTSELELPQSAKIIDLACGKGRHSVFLNKLGYDVLGLDLSRQSIEHNKQFENQTLIFDVHDMRDPIDYTPVDAVFNLFTSFGYFDNEEDDKNVFKSVCNALKKDGYFVLDYLNEEFVRNTLVPETTITRGEIDFKISKEIKDRHIIKNIRFEADGKSHHFFEKVKLHTLETIKNYAEESSFERVKIWGDYQLNDFNKDISPRCINLFKKK, from the coding sequence ATGGAATGGTTTGAATCTTGGTTTGATACCCCTTATTATCACTTATTATACAGCAACAGAGATTATACAGAAGCTGAAAATTTTATTACTAAGCTTACCTCTGAGCTAGAGCTTCCTCAATCGGCAAAAATCATTGATTTGGCTTGTGGAAAGGGAAGACACTCGGTTTTTCTTAATAAATTAGGATACGATGTATTGGGATTAGATCTTTCCCGTCAAAGTATTGAGCACAATAAACAGTTTGAAAACCAAACGCTGATTTTTGATGTTCACGATATGCGAGACCCTATTGATTACACACCTGTAGACGCGGTTTTTAATCTTTTTACAAGTTTCGGATATTTTGATAATGAAGAAGATGATAAAAATGTTTTCAAATCGGTTTGCAATGCTTTAAAGAAAGACGGGTATTTTGTTTTGGATTATCTGAACGAAGAGTTTGTACGAAATACTTTGGTTCCTGAAACAACGATTACCCGAGGAGAAATTGATTTTAAAATATCTAAAGAAATCAAAGACAGGCATATTATTAAAAACATAAGATTTGAGGCAGACGGAAAATCTCATCATTTCTTTGAGAAAGTAAAACTTCACACTTTAGAAACTATTAAAAACTATGCTGAAGAAAGCAGTTTTGAAAGAGTGAAAATTTGGGGAGATTATCAGCTGAATGATTTCAACAAAGATATTTCGCCACGTTGCATCAATTTATTTAAGAAAAAATAA
- a CDS encoding LysR family transcriptional regulator translates to MCDFRLKVFLEVKKHLNFSKASEALFITQPAVSKHIKTLEDELGVQLFERTKQGVKLTLEGEKYSFFAEEILNLYEEGKFVMNQVNNKYEGTLKIGASTTIAQYIIPKILAKFASQHQGIEIILFNNNTEEIENLLIQKKIDIGFIEGVSGKPQLKYAEIGKDELVCTVSANHPLAEKNSCSIEDVLQFPWVFREQGSGSLDILNIYLKQIGVSKKDIHTEAYLGSTESIKSYLKVSDCIGFVSVYSITDEIIAGKLKILDIDNLEMLRSFYSVELHGSLKNIPKLFLQFLNNNIK, encoded by the coding sequence ATGTGCGATTTTCGACTAAAAGTTTTTCTGGAAGTAAAAAAACATCTGAATTTCTCTAAAGCTTCCGAAGCATTGTTTATCACTCAACCTGCAGTGAGCAAACACATCAAGACTTTGGAAGACGAATTGGGCGTTCAGCTTTTTGAACGAACCAAACAAGGCGTAAAATTAACGTTAGAAGGAGAAAAATATTCATTTTTTGCCGAGGAAATTCTAAATCTTTACGAAGAAGGAAAATTCGTCATGAATCAGGTGAACAATAAATACGAAGGAACGCTTAAAATCGGGGCAAGCACCACCATTGCACAATATATTATTCCAAAAATCCTTGCAAAATTCGCTTCTCAACATCAAGGTATTGAGATTATTTTATTCAACAACAATACTGAAGAAATTGAAAATTTACTGATTCAGAAAAAAATTGATATCGGATTTATTGAAGGAGTTTCAGGAAAGCCTCAACTAAAATATGCTGAAATTGGAAAAGATGAATTGGTTTGTACCGTGAGCGCCAATCATCCTTTAGCAGAAAAAAATAGTTGTAGCATTGAAGACGTTTTACAATTTCCATGGGTTTTTCGGGAACAAGGTTCTGGAAGTCTCGATATTTTGAATATCTATTTAAAACAAATCGGAGTCAGTAAAAAAGACATCCACACCGAAGCTTATCTTGGAAGTACAGAAAGCATAAAATCATATTTGAAAGTCTCGGATTGTATTGGTTTTGTTTCCGTTTATTCTATCACAGACGAAATCATTGCCGGAAAACTGAAAATTTTAGATATTGATAATTTAGAAATGCTACGCTCGTTCTATTCTGTAGAACTTCACGGTTCGTTAAAAAATATTCCAAAATTATTTTTACAATTCTTAAACAATAACATTAAGTAA
- a CDS encoding ZIP family metal transporter, translated as MIFILLILSVVAGVLLGKFFGQKEKFSKNLLILSAGFLITICLNEVFPQVYTSDIGNLGIFVIGGVLLQMVLEALTKGFEHGHFHHHGESNILPMALMVGLFIHAFIEGIPLANETNPFSPYLLGILFHNLPISFILGAFLFNRTNSKISYPSILIVALFALASPFGMLLGNYFNPDWQPYFLAIVGGIFLHISSVIIFESNKNHNIDWSKIGLVILGVSLALMMHLFHDHSHVGHHH; from the coding sequence ATGATTTTCATTCTCCTTATTTTAAGTGTTGTTGCCGGAGTTTTGCTTGGTAAATTTTTTGGTCAGAAAGAAAAATTCTCCAAAAATTTATTGATTTTAAGTGCCGGATTTTTAATTACTATTTGTTTAAATGAAGTTTTCCCTCAGGTTTACACTTCAGACATTGGTAATCTTGGGATTTTCGTCATTGGCGGAGTTTTACTGCAAATGGTTCTTGAAGCTTTAACGAAAGGTTTCGAACACGGGCATTTTCACCATCACGGAGAAAGTAATATTCTTCCAATGGCATTAATGGTTGGGCTATTCATTCATGCTTTTATTGAAGGAATTCCTTTGGCGAATGAAACCAATCCGTTTTCGCCTTATCTGTTGGGAATTTTATTTCACAATCTGCCTATTTCATTTATTTTGGGCGCATTTTTATTTAATAGAACAAATTCAAAAATATCGTATCCTTCGATATTAATTGTTGCTTTATTTGCTTTAGCATCGCCCTTCGGAATGCTTTTAGGAAATTATTTCAACCCAGATTGGCAACCTTATTTTTTGGCTATCGTAGGTGGAATTTTCCTTCATATATCTTCGGTTATTATATTTGAAAGCAATAAAAACCACAACATTGACTGGTCTAAAATAGGTTTGGTTATTCTTGGAGTTTCATTAGCATTAATGATGCATTTATTCCATGACCATTCTCATGTAGGGCATCATCATTAA
- a CDS encoding branched-chain amino acid ABC transporter substrate-binding protein — protein MPFNIFDGLDVLLDLLSLDFSKNSSSKSPADKKFSKKSKYTTELWSGSFLAMASILYFIVFKDSLPKENYIQSMLICILIGFLISFVLFFSLYHLGLFYFKSLFKLLLFSFSIIVFIISIVVIVYFKSGILY, from the coding sequence ATGCCTTTTAATATTTTTGATGGTTTGGATGTGCTCTTAGATTTGTTGAGTTTGGATTTTTCTAAAAATTCATCTTCAAAGTCTCCTGCTGATAAAAAATTTTCAAAAAAATCAAAATACACAACAGAATTATGGAGTGGAAGCTTTCTTGCGATGGCTTCCATTCTTTATTTTATTGTTTTCAAAGACTCTTTACCAAAAGAAAACTACATACAAAGTATGTTGATTTGTATTCTCATTGGTTTTCTTATTTCATTCGTCTTATTTTTCTCACTTTATCATCTTGGGCTTTTTTATTTTAAAAGTCTTTTTAAACTTTTACTGTTCAGTTTTTCGATAATTGTCTTTATCATTTCAATAGTTGTGATTGTTTATTTTAAATCAGGAATACTTTATTAA
- a CDS encoding YeiH family protein, producing the protein MIKNASLPLRKFIFLFAAFICLLPFMDAPLALILGFLVSLLIQHPFKEYQGKLTSFLLQFSVVGLGFGMNIHEALKVGKEGLVFTIASIFFTLTAGILIGKFLKIRKNTSTLISAGTAICGGSAIAAIAPVINADENETSVSLATIFALNSIALFLFPVLGHLLSMDQHQFGLWCAIAIHDTSSVVGASSKFGNEALKIATTIKLERALWIIPISLVFALINKKSGTGKIKIPYFIFLFILAIVASSYIPAIESVSEHIVFLAKKGLTLTLFLIGSNMSITALKAVGIKPLIQGVLLWILISVGSLLAILWM; encoded by the coding sequence ATGATAAAAAACGCTTCACTTCCGCTCAGAAAATTTATTTTTCTTTTCGCTGCATTTATTTGCCTGCTTCCTTTTATGGATGCACCTTTAGCTTTAATATTAGGATTCTTGGTATCGCTACTCATTCAACATCCATTCAAAGAATATCAAGGAAAGCTCACCAGTTTTTTGCTACAGTTCTCTGTCGTAGGTTTAGGATTCGGAATGAATATTCACGAAGCACTCAAAGTTGGGAAAGAAGGCTTAGTCTTTACAATAGCATCTATTTTTTTCACATTAACCGCAGGAATTCTTATCGGAAAGTTTTTGAAAATACGAAAAAACACCTCCACGCTTATTTCTGCAGGTACAGCAATCTGTGGTGGAAGTGCCATTGCAGCAATAGCACCAGTTATCAACGCTGACGAAAACGAAACTTCTGTTTCTCTAGCGACTATTTTCGCCCTCAATTCTATTGCCTTATTTCTGTTTCCTGTTTTAGGACATCTTTTAAGTATGGATCAGCATCAGTTTGGTCTTTGGTGTGCCATTGCGATACACGACACAAGTTCTGTTGTAGGAGCCTCTTCAAAATTTGGAAATGAAGCTTTAAAAATTGCAACCACGATAAAGCTAGAACGTGCCTTATGGATTATTCCTATCAGTTTAGTCTTTGCATTAATCAATAAAAAAAGCGGAACGGGTAAAATAAAAATCCCTTATTTCATTTTTCTATTTATACTGGCTATTGTGGCAAGTTCGTACATTCCAGCTATAGAATCAGTTTCTGAGCATATTGTTTTTCTAGCTAAAAAAGGGTTAACGCTTACCTTATTTTTGATTGGTTCAAATATGAGCATCACTGCTTTGAAAGCTGTTGGAATAAAACCTTTAATTCAAGGAGTTTTATTGTGGATACTTATTTCTGTGGGAAGCTTATTGGCTATTTTGTGGATGTAA